A stretch of Bifidobacterium sp. ESL0704 DNA encodes these proteins:
- the dnaN gene encoding DNA polymerase III subunit beta — protein sequence MKVEINSTALADAVAWTTRVIDARPANPILAGIKLEAADGTLQLSAFNYEISARHHIEAGVDEAGKVLVQGKLLADITKALPQEKAYLSTTDTTLTISSGKSTFTLQLMPESEYPDLPQAPALLGQVDAPTFVQSVSQASVAVSHEENRPVLTGVRIQFNGEKVVMTSTDRFRLSRSSFTWTPQDANLETETLVRGSLLRDVARAVDEHQNVIIDFNPESPSLLGFENAGRVSTSQLIDGEFPAVDRLFADEYPIEAVISKESLLGAIKRVALVAERNAPIRMVFEGQTLTLSAGTADESQAKEVLDIDMDGENITVAFNPSYLIEGLSAITEPFVRMKMTTAVKPVEFNGQQEADSDESLDYRYLLVPMRFN from the coding sequence ATGAAAGTCGAAATCAACTCCACCGCGCTTGCGGACGCAGTTGCCTGGACCACTCGTGTCATCGATGCACGGCCAGCCAACCCGATTCTTGCCGGAATCAAACTTGAAGCCGCCGACGGAACATTGCAACTTTCCGCCTTCAATTACGAAATTTCCGCTCGTCACCACATCGAAGCCGGCGTCGATGAAGCAGGAAAAGTACTCGTCCAAGGCAAACTTTTGGCCGATATCACCAAGGCTTTGCCCCAGGAAAAAGCGTATCTTTCCACTACCGATACCACGTTGACGATTTCGTCGGGAAAGTCGACATTCACGTTGCAGCTTATGCCGGAATCTGAATATCCCGATCTTCCTCAAGCCCCGGCCCTTCTGGGCCAGGTCGATGCCCCGACTTTTGTCCAATCGGTTTCCCAAGCTTCCGTTGCGGTTTCGCACGAAGAAAACCGTCCGGTCCTCACCGGCGTGCGCATCCAGTTCAATGGCGAAAAAGTCGTGATGACCTCGACCGATCGTTTCCGTCTTTCCCGGTCCAGCTTCACTTGGACTCCCCAGGACGCCAACCTTGAAACCGAGACGTTGGTTCGCGGTTCTCTGCTGCGCGATGTGGCTCGTGCCGTTGACGAACACCAGAACGTCATCATCGATTTCAACCCGGAAAGCCCGTCATTGCTCGGTTTTGAAAATGCCGGTCGCGTTTCGACCTCGCAGTTGATTGATGGCGAGTTCCCCGCGGTTGACAGGCTTTTCGCAGATGAATACCCGATTGAAGCCGTGATTTCCAAGGAATCTCTGCTTGGTGCCATCAAGCGTGTGGCGCTCGTTGCAGAACGTAATGCGCCGATTCGCATGGTTTTCGAAGGCCAGACATTGACACTTTCGGCCGGAACCGCCGATGAATCACAGGCCAAGGAAGTGCTCGATATCGACATGGACGGAGAAAACATCACGGTCGCGTTCAACCCGTCGTATCTGATTGAGGGTCTGAGTGCGATTACCGAACCGTTCGTACGCATGAAGATGACCACCGCAGTGAAACCAGTCGAGTTCAACGGGCAGCAGGAAGCCGATTCCGACGAATCACTGGATTATCGTTATCTGCTGGTGCCAATGCGGTTCAACTGA